Proteins encoded in a region of the Triplophysa dalaica isolate WHDGS20190420 chromosome 10, ASM1584641v1, whole genome shotgun sequence genome:
- the rgmd gene encoding RGM domain family, member D gives MGRSSTLNPAKRRLWDWICLLVLSMSLLLRSACCQTCRIQRCNADYVASFSPSGGLQEEVLPDVDYCTALRAYSLCTRRTARSCRGDLVYHSAVFRIKELFAQHNCSSDGPTSSAKAPSTSRPPVVDVCNYESRVLASGPSAQQKKYGHCGLFGDPHLRTFRDEFQTCRVEGAWPLIHNRYLSVQVTNVPVVEGSSATATNKITVIFKSYHDCTEQKVYQATTEDLPSAFQDGTRSGGKGDSLWIVEGSGGLGIRQVKIHARYLGTSIIVRQVGRYLTFAIRMPEDLAEENGGLQLCLHGCPRSEVIKAHVLNRQQSLRPPRLTGGWFGGGDGGELQPGLSAHVDMLERATTKCREMLQVEDVYFQSCVFDLLTTGDPEFSMAAYGALEDLKALPPSTLKQSSPRTPHIFNTGTVVSPSVYVALLLLLLLN, from the exons ATGGGGAGAAGCAGCACCCTCAACCCGGCTAAGCGGCGGCTCTGGGACTGGATTTGTCTTTTAGTGCTTTCTATGTCCTTGCTTCTCCGATCAG CGTGCTGCCAAACATGCCGTATTCAGCGTTGTAATGCAGACTACGTGGCCTCATTTTCACCCTCCGGTGGCTTGCAAGAGGAGGTGCTTCCAGATGTGGACTACTGCACGGCACTGAGGGCCTACTCCTTGTGTACCCGTCGGACTGCTCGCAGCTGCAGAGGGGACCTGGTCTACCACTCCGCTGTATTCCGCATCAAAGAGCTCTTTGCACAGCATAACTGCTCCAGCGACGGCCCGACATCGTCGGCCAAAGCACCCAGCACTTCTAGACCGCCCGTGGTGGACGTGTGTAATTATGAAAGTCGGGTGCTTGCATCAGGGCCCTCGGCCCAGCAGAAAAAGTATGGACATTGTGGATTATTCGGGGATCCACACTTGCGGACGTTTCGGGATGAGTTTCAGACGTGTAGGGTGGAGGGGGCTTGGCCGCTTATCCACAACCGATATCTTTCGGTTCAAGTCACAAATGTGCCGGTCGTGGAAGGGTCCAGTGCTACGGCTACCAACAAG ATAACAGTCATCTTCAAGTCCTACCATGACTGCACCGAGCAGAAGGTTTACCAGGCCACCACAGAGGACCTGCCTTCAGCATTCCAGGATGGCACGCGCAGCGGTGGTAAAGGAGACAGTCTGTGGATCGTAGAGGGAAGCGGAGGTCTCGGCATCCGGCAGGTGAAGATCCACGCTCGGTACCTGGGCACGTCCATCATCGTTCGCCAAGTTGGCCGCTACCTGACTTTCGCTATCCGCATGCCTGAGGACTTAGCGGAGGAAAACGGTGGCCTGCAGCTGTGCCTGCATGGCTGTCCGCGCAGCGAGGTCATCAAGGCCCACGTGCTCAACCGCCAACAGAGTCTCCGTCCGCCACGACTTACCGGCGGCTGGTTTGGCGGCGGCGATGGCGGCGAGCTGCAGCCGGGCCTCTCGGCACATGTGGACATGCTTGAACGTGCCACTACAAAGTGCAGAGAGATGCTGCAAGTAGAGGACGTTTATTTCCAATCGTGCGTGTTTGATCTTCTCACAACGGGCGATCCGGAGTTCTCCATGGCTGCTTACGGCGCTCTGGAGGATCTGAAGGCACTTCCACCCAGCACTCTGAAACAGAGCTCGCCCAGGACTCCACACATTTTTAACACGGGAACAGTCGTTTCACCATCTGTTTATGTAGCTTTGCTGCTGCTTTTGCTGTTGAATTGA